A DNA window from Halorussus salinus contains the following coding sequences:
- the minD gene encoding cell division ATPase MinD: MSDTVYAIASGKGGVGKTTTAINLGAMLADRGHSVVVVDTDLGMANLADFLDFEIETPTLHEVLADETDFEEAVYRAPGDIDVLPSATDIEAFVKSDPANLQGVVESLRDEYDYVLLDTGAGVSYDTLVPLALADAVLLVATPDVASVRDTAKTGELAERVETAVRGAVLTQRSSDILNADDVEETLGAEVLAVVPQDEAVPMGIDAGRPLAAFAPNAPAGQAYRDLAAILTGVADPDPELEANADVELDPDAEVEPDADPDETEAEPFEMAATDAAADAASVDTTSSDADLTASDSPDTDRTEPDSPDTDRTASDSPDASGPEDPLSADAAQNVRDALGDESGGDADALFGSESESGSGSESEGGSGSESGGESPVATDSRDADGSPDDATGDSSDTGEARSVDDLISEHISDERLGAGGDDPLAASDDASEGGDDPDESAASEGAGDEESVPFGSDGPLAGGNEDSAESAESDPLATDDSLADDPLEDDGPLAAGADAESVVAADSESDRGDGSDDATGKSPGGASADGKSAGRRATEEKSASEESVGDEEGIPFETRGRDGENPQNPLADEARGNSASAESPRDADDADGSDDDADGLDDESDRSGGVLGRIGSLFK, from the coding sequence ATGTCCGACACGGTATACGCGATAGCGAGCGGCAAAGGAGGTGTCGGGAAGACGACGACCGCCATCAACCTCGGGGCGATGCTGGCCGACCGCGGTCACTCGGTCGTCGTCGTTGACACCGACCTCGGGATGGCGAACCTCGCAGACTTCCTCGACTTCGAGATAGAGACGCCGACGCTCCACGAAGTGCTGGCGGACGAGACCGACTTCGAGGAGGCCGTCTATCGAGCGCCGGGCGACATCGACGTGCTGCCGAGCGCGACCGACATCGAGGCGTTCGTCAAGTCCGACCCCGCGAACTTGCAGGGGGTCGTCGAATCGCTCCGCGACGAGTACGACTACGTCCTGCTGGACACGGGCGCTGGCGTCAGCTACGATACCCTCGTGCCGCTGGCGCTGGCCGACGCCGTCTTGCTGGTGGCGACGCCGGACGTTGCCTCGGTCCGGGACACCGCCAAGACCGGCGAGTTGGCCGAGCGCGTCGAGACCGCGGTCCGGGGCGCGGTCCTGACCCAGCGCAGTAGCGACATCCTGAACGCCGACGACGTAGAGGAGACCCTCGGTGCGGAAGTCCTCGCGGTCGTCCCGCAGGACGAGGCGGTCCCGATGGGCATCGACGCCGGGCGACCGCTCGCCGCGTTCGCGCCCAACGCGCCCGCCGGGCAGGCCTACCGGGACCTCGCCGCGATTCTGACCGGCGTGGCCGACCCCGACCCGGAACTGGAGGCGAACGCCGACGTGGAACTCGACCCGGACGCCGAAGTCGAACCGGACGCCGACCCCGACGAGACCGAGGCCGAACCGTTCGAGATGGCGGCGACCGACGCCGCCGCTGACGCCGCATCGGTGGACACCACTTCCTCGGACGCCGACCTCACCGCGTCGGACTCGCCGGACACAGACCGTACCGAACCCGATTCGCCGGACACCGACCGTACTGCGTCCGACTCACCGGACGCGAGCGGCCCCGAAGACCCGCTCAGCGCCGACGCCGCCCAGAACGTCCGGGACGCGCTCGGCGACGAGTCGGGCGGCGACGCGGACGCCCTGTTCGGGAGTGAGTCCGAAAGCGGCTCCGGGAGTGAGTCTGAGGGAGGGTCCGGAAGCGAGTCGGGAGGAGAGTCGCCAGTCGCCACCGACTCGCGGGACGCCGACGGGTCGCCGGACGACGCGACCGGTGACTCGTCGGACACCGGCGAGGCCCGGAGCGTGGACGACCTCATCAGCGAACACATCAGCGACGAGCGACTCGGCGCGGGCGGTGACGACCCGCTGGCCGCGAGCGACGACGCGTCCGAGGGCGGTGACGACCCGGACGAGAGCGCGGCGAGCGAAGGCGCGGGCGACGAGGAGAGCGTTCCCTTCGGGAGCGACGGCCCGCTGGCTGGCGGTAACGAGGACTCGGCCGAGAGCGCCGAGAGCGACCCGCTCGCCACCGACGACTCACTGGCCGACGACCCGCTGGAAGACGACGGCCCGCTGGCCGCCGGAGCGGACGCCGAGTCCGTCGTGGCGGCCGACTCCGAGAGCGACCGAGGAGACGGGTCGGACGACGCGACCGGGAAGTCCCCCGGTGGAGCGTCGGCCGACGGGAAGTCGGCCGGACGGAGAGCGACCGAGGAGAAGTCGGCCAGCGAGGAGTCGGTCGGCGACGAGGAGGGCATCCCCTTCGAGACGCGCGGTCGGGACGGCGAGAACCCGCAGAACCCGCTCGCGGACGAGGCGCGGGGCAACAGTGCGTCGGCGGAGAGTCCCCGAGACGCCGACGACGCCGACGGTTCGGACGACGACGCCGACGGTTTGGATGACGAGTCCGACCGGAGCGGCGGCGTGTTGGGTCGCATCGGCTCGCTGTTCAAATGA